CGCCACAAAACTCGTTCCAATAATCAGCAAATAGAACCAGCTCAACTGGACTTGAGTGACCAACTGGTAATCTGCCAACACCGTTGGCACCACCAGAAATATCGCCATCAGCGCACCGTGAAGGACAAATACTCCCAATGCGGCACGCAACAACTCTGCTCCGGTTAACACCTCACGAATACCCACAGCTTTCACGTCATTGTGAAGCAATCTCTCCGGTGGCGTAGGCACAACGACGAGCACGAGCAAGATAGCTACCACCGCCAACAATCCGCCAGCGAAGAACAGGCCGGACAGGCCCACTAGGTGATAGATCCAAGGCCCCAACACCATCGCCAGCGCAAAGGCCACGCCAATACTGGCACCAATGGAAGCCATCGCTCTCGCGCGCTTGTCCTCAGGGGTAAGGTCGGCCAATAGGGCCATGACCGTTGCAGCTATGGCTCCGGCACCCTGCAGTGCCCGACCAATGATAATCCCCCAGACAGAGTCACTCACACCGGCGATCACACTACCAACAATAAACATCAACAAACCGCCAATAATGATTGGCTTACGGCCAACACGGTCTGACCAAGCGGCCAGTGGCAATTGCAGCACGCCCTGTGACGCGCCGTAAATGCCGAGCGCCCAACCAATGGTTTCAGCGTCCGCATCGGGATAGGCGTCCAAGGCCAAGCTCAACACAGGTAGCACCATGAAGAGGCCAAGCATTCTTACCATATAAACTGCAGATAATCCGATCAGAGCTTGAGACATATTCGCCTTGTTCGTCGTATAAGGTCTTTTGGTGTAGCGAAACGAAAACTCACTACCCCATTAATTGAATACCGAAGTATACTGAACCGATGGCATAAATAGGTAGTCTGATGGATAAAATTTCTCTTCGCGGCGCTCGCACCCACAATTTAAAGAATATCGACTTGGATCTTCCTCGCGATAAGTTAATTGTCATTACTGGTCTCTCAGGTTCCGGCAAGAGTAGCTTGGCGTTCGATACGCTCTACGCCGAGGGCCAACGACGCTACGTTGAATCGCTCTCAACCTACGCCAGACAGTTCCTCTCGATGATGGAGAAGCCCGATATGGATCATATCGAAGGGCTATCCCCGGCTATTTCCATTGAGCAGAAATCAACGTCGCACAACCCCCGCTCTACTGTTGGCACGATTACTGAGATTTATGACTACCTCCGCCTACTATACGCCCGCGTAGGTGAACCGCGCTGCCCTGACCACCACGAACCACTGACGGCACGAACAGTGTCAGAGATGGTAGATACCGTCTTGGCCCTTGAAGAGGGCAGCAAGATCATGCTGCTGGCACCAGTAGTTCGGGAGCGTAAGGGTGAGCACATTCATCTGTTCGAAAAGCTTCGGGCTCAAGGTTTCATCCGCGTTCGCATTGATGGCATCATTACCGACCTCGATGACCTACCTGAACTAGACAAGAAAAAGAAGCACACCATTGATGTAGTGGTAGATCGACTGAAAGTTCGCGATGACATTCAGCTTCGTCTGGCCGAGAGTTTTGAGACGGCCCTAGAGTTGGCTGAAGGTTTAGCAACAATTGCCTGGATTGACGGCGAGCATGATGAGATTCTCTTGAGTGCGAAATACGCTTGCCCAATCTGTGACTACAGCCTTAAGGAACTTGAGCCACGGCTATTCTCATTCAATAACCCTGCCGGTGCCTGCCCCAGTTGCGATGGTTTAGGAATTCGTCAGTTCATTGATCCTGAGCTCGTCATTCAAGACGAAGAATTGTCGCTCGCCGAGGGTGCGATTCGCGGCTGGGATCGCCGCAACGTGTATTACTTCCATCTCCTCACCTCACTGGCTGATCATCTAGGCTTTAACGTTGAGACACCTTGGAAGCAACTCACTGCAGCGCAACATCACTTAATTCTCCAAGGGTCAAAGGAAGAAATTGATTTCTCCTATGTGAATGATCGCGGCGACGTTCACCGTCGACGCCATCGCTTCGAGGGAATCATTCCCAACATGTCTCGTCGCTACCACGAGACAGAGTCCAACTCAGTCCGCGAAGAGATGGCCAAGTACCATAGTCAGCAGAGCTGCCCAGAGTGCAACGGTTCGCGACTTTGTCGTGCCGCTCGACACGTTTTTGTTGATGAAAAAACGATTTCTGAAATTACGGAAATGTCGGTAGGCCGCAGCTATGAGTACTTCGAACAGCTTGGCTTTAACGGCGCTAAAGCCGAAATTGCCGATAAGATATTAAAGGAACTCAAGGATCGCTTCCGATTCTTGAATGACGTGGGGCTTAATTATCTTAGCCTCAATCGCTCCGCTGATACCCTATCGGGTGGTGAAGCGCAGCGTATTCGCCTTGCCTCACAAATTGGCGCAGGGTTAGTGGGCGTTATGTATATCCTTGATGAACCTAGTATTGGACTTCATCAACGAGACAACGAACGCCTGTTGAATACCTTAACGCGACTGCGTGATTTAGGTAACACCGTTATCGTGGTAGAACACGATGAAGACGCCATACGACTCGCCGACTACATTGTTGATATTGGCCCAGGAGCTGGCGTTAACGGCGGAGAAATTGTTGCTGAAGGCACCTACCAACAGATCCTAAAGAGTGAGCGATCACTTACTGCGAAGTATCTATCTGGCGTGGAAGAGATAGCCATTCCCGCTGTTCGTAATGCCGCCAAGAATAACCAGTTCTTGACGCTAAGCGGGTGCCAAGGAAATAACCTGCAAAACGTCACCCTTGAGCTGCCTGTAGGCGTATTTACCTGCGTTACCGGCGTGTCTGGCTCGGGGAAGTCTACGCTAATTAATCGAACGCTTTACCCGTTGGCAGCCACGGCGTTAAACCGCGCAACCACACTCAAGGCCGATGAGTATGGCACCATAGCAGGACTAGATCATTTCGATAAATGTATCGATATCAACCAGAGCCCTATTGGGCGAACACCTCGTTCGAACCCGGCAACCTATACCGGCATGTTTACGCCCATACGGGAACTATTCGCCGGCACGCAAGAAGCACGCTCACGCGGCTATAAGCCAGGTAGATTTTCATTCAACGTTAAAGGTGGACGCTGTGAGGCGTGTCAGGGCGATGGCGTAACGAAGGTAGAGATGCACTTCTTACCTGACGTTTATGTACCCTGCGATATCTGCTCGGGTAAACGCTATAACCGCGAAACACTAGAGATCCTCTATAAGGGCAAGAATATTCACGATGTGCTTGAGATGAGCATTGAAGAGGCATTGGAGTTCTTCGATGCCGTACCATCTATTCGCAATCGCCTGCAGACATTGATTGACGTGGGGCTAACCTATATCAGGCTAGGGCAAGCTGCCACCACGCTATCCGGCGGAGAAGCACAGCGAGTTAAACTAGCCAAGGAGCTATCCCGCCGAGACACTGGTCAGACGCTCTACATCCTTGATGAGCCAACTACCGGCCTTCATTTTCATGATATTAAGCAACTGCTGCATGTTCTGCACCGTCTTCGTGACCACGGCAACACCATTGTGGTGATTGAACACAATCTGGATGTCATTAAAACGGCTGACCATATTATTGATATTGGCCCCGAGGGCGGCTCCGGTGGCGGCCAAATTGTTGCCGCTGGCACACCGGAAGAAGTCGCTCAGATCGCCAAGTCACATACGGGCGTCTTTCTCAAACCCATGTTGGAGAAGAAAAAATGAGCTGGGAGCTAGATGGAAGATTGGCAGCCGATACCGTACTCGTTGCGGATTCCAGCGCCTTTCAACTTCGACTTTTAAATGATCATCGCTACGAGTGGCTAATTCTTGTTCCTAAGATTGCCAACGTCACCGAACTCTTTGAATTGCCAAGTCTGCATCAACAGCAACTTTTACAAATTTGTAATAGTGCGAGCGAGAAGCTACTTGGCGAGCGTCACTGCGATAAGGTCAATGCCGGTTATCTTGGCAATGTGGTGGCGCAGTTTCACTTTCATATTGTTGGTCGTA
Above is a genomic segment from Umboniibacter marinipuniceus containing:
- a CDS encoding MFS transporter translates to MSQALIGLSAVYMVRMLGLFMVLPVLSLALDAYPDADAETIGWALGIYGASQGVLQLPLAAWSDRVGRKPIIIGGLLMFIVGSVIAGVSDSVWGIIIGRALQGAGAIAATVMALLADLTPEDKRARAMASIGASIGVAFALAMVLGPWIYHLVGLSGLFFAGGLLAVVAILLVLVVVPTPPERLLHNDVKAVGIREVLTGAELLRAALGVFVLHGALMAIFLVVPTVLADYQLVTQVQLSWFYLLIIGTSFVAMLPLIILAEVKRRMRAALRVAVLVLLAATAVLFTSATIEWLVLGLWLFFVGFNLSEALLPSLVSKIAPAGRRGAAMGVFSTAQFTGAFFGAVIAGSAVANFGPQAAYAVAFGGMAIWGLCISFMAPVRYLTNVSWPVTAKTSAEELAALVEISGVESVRFDVASQRVYLKVDKPRFDSKQVDLRLQP
- the uvrA gene encoding excinuclease ABC subunit UvrA, with amino-acid sequence MDKISLRGARTHNLKNIDLDLPRDKLIVITGLSGSGKSSLAFDTLYAEGQRRYVESLSTYARQFLSMMEKPDMDHIEGLSPAISIEQKSTSHNPRSTVGTITEIYDYLRLLYARVGEPRCPDHHEPLTARTVSEMVDTVLALEEGSKIMLLAPVVRERKGEHIHLFEKLRAQGFIRVRIDGIITDLDDLPELDKKKKHTIDVVVDRLKVRDDIQLRLAESFETALELAEGLATIAWIDGEHDEILLSAKYACPICDYSLKELEPRLFSFNNPAGACPSCDGLGIRQFIDPELVIQDEELSLAEGAIRGWDRRNVYYFHLLTSLADHLGFNVETPWKQLTAAQHHLILQGSKEEIDFSYVNDRGDVHRRRHRFEGIIPNMSRRYHETESNSVREEMAKYHSQQSCPECNGSRLCRAARHVFVDEKTISEITEMSVGRSYEYFEQLGFNGAKAEIADKILKELKDRFRFLNDVGLNYLSLNRSADTLSGGEAQRIRLASQIGAGLVGVMYILDEPSIGLHQRDNERLLNTLTRLRDLGNTVIVVEHDEDAIRLADYIVDIGPGAGVNGGEIVAEGTYQQILKSERSLTAKYLSGVEEIAIPAVRNAAKNNQFLTLSGCQGNNLQNVTLELPVGVFTCVTGVSGSGKSTLINRTLYPLAATALNRATTLKADEYGTIAGLDHFDKCIDINQSPIGRTPRSNPATYTGMFTPIRELFAGTQEARSRGYKPGRFSFNVKGGRCEACQGDGVTKVEMHFLPDVYVPCDICSGKRYNRETLEILYKGKNIHDVLEMSIEEALEFFDAVPSIRNRLQTLIDVGLTYIRLGQAATTLSGGEAQRVKLAKELSRRDTGQTLYILDEPTTGLHFHDIKQLLHVLHRLRDHGNTIVVIEHNLDVIKTADHIIDIGPEGGSGGGQIVAAGTPEEVAQIAKSHTGVFLKPMLEKKK
- a CDS encoding HIT family protein, coding for MSWELDGRLAADTVLVADSSAFQLRLLNDHRYEWLILVPKIANVTELFELPSLHQQQLLQICNSASEKLLGERHCDKVNAGYLGNVVAQFHFHIVGRRMDDPAWPGPVWGHSARESARDEVIAERCEYWRALRLV